AGACTGTAAATCTGCCGGCTCCGCCTTCGCTGGTTCGAATCCAGCCCTGTCCACCATTTCTTCATCGCGGGGTGGAGCAGTTGGTAGCTCGTCGGGCTCATAACCCGAAGGCCGCAGGTTCAAGTCCTGTCCCCGCAACCAAATTATGCTGATGTGCTGGTGTAGCTCAGTCGGCAGAGCGTATCCTTGGTAAGGATAAGGTCACCGGTTCAATCCCGGTCACTAGCTCCACAAACTCAATATGGCGGCGTAGCTCAGTTGGCTAGAGCATGCGGTTCATACCCGCAGTGTCCGCGGTTCGAATCCGTGCGCCGCCACCAAATTTACAAAGCGGCTCCGTTATTATACGGAGTTTTTGTTTTGATAAAAACACGTTTTCGGAAAAAATATAGCATACCCGGCAGCGTGGACTATTGACATAAGAATATAAGTATGCTAAATTATTATAGTGGCACTTTGGGTAAGTGTCTTATTTACAAGGTAAGAGGGGTGCGAGACATGGCAAGCAAGGGTAATCGCAATGCTGTTACGTTGGCTTGTGTAGATTGCAAACAGCGCAACTACCAGACTAACAAAAACAAAAAAAATGACCCGGACAGAATTGAACTCAGCAAATATTGCAA
The DNA window shown above is from Selenomonadales bacterium and carries:
- the rpmG gene encoding 50S ribosomal protein L33, whose product is MASKGNRNAVTLACVDCKQRNYQTNKNKKNDPDRIELSKYCKFCHKHTTHKETK